DNA from Thunnus maccoyii chromosome 21, fThuMac1.1, whole genome shotgun sequence:
TCAACTTTCTTTACTTTCTGGCTAATTGTTAATGTGCTTCAACATTCATACCATCATTCCACTGCtatcatgttattttttaaagatattacAGTACACAGATATTAcactattttaaaaatatgcatatgtattattttattgtcatgtgACTGTACAATGCCTCACCTTTTTGATATAAAGGTACACTCACTGCATGCTGACCCAGCAGGACACTTATTAACAACATGAGCTGGACACATGGAAGTTATCTAATTTACACTTCGTGACTGACATATATTGACTTGTGTTATCAGGGGCCTCCAGGGCCTCCCGGGCCTCCTGGCCCCCCAGGGGAGCCGGGGTCCTCAGGAGCCTCATCTGGAGCCTCATCTGGGGAGATCTTTCCTGGACCACCTGGGGCTCCtgggaaagatggagagaatgGTGAACCTGGACTCCCTGTAAGTTCAATGTTCTTTCTTATTTCCTAGTTTATCAATTAAAgcaaaatttaaatgtaatgtttcaAAAATACCACAGAAATTGTACATTCTTCACATGTTTATGTAGACCATACCTAACTTTTCAAACAATTATGGTATGTTTCTCATCTAAGTGGTTCCTAAGGACCGACTGCAAATGAGGGAGGATGTAACAATGATTTGTGCATAAATGCAAATCATTTCTTAATTGTGGCTAATAATATGtcaacaataataaaactacagtatatccGTCATGATGTCAACTGTATTTGAATGACTGATTTTATCATTTGCTCATTTTACCTTTAGTCAAGCAGGGGAGACATACAGTaggttgaaaaatgtttttgaaatttaGTTTACACCTGAACTTAATTAGCCAAAGTGGAACAGATGAATATAAGGCAGAATTTGCGAGATGAAAACCCAGCAGGTATTTGTATAGAGGACATGTGAAAGCTTTATTTCAGCAACTGGAAGTTTACCGAATGAGATTAAGCCTCTCTGGTGTCCAGAAACCTTGCACTGCTGACCCAGCCTCTTTTTTCAGGTGATTGAGGAGTGGTTTAGTGGCTCTGGTTCTGATTCTTGGTCTGGTTCTGGTTCAGGGTCTGGTCAGGTATTAACAATCGGTCCCATCAAATCTAAGGGGCCAAAAAGACAGTATTTCCCCCAACTTTATTTGAAAACCCCATGTTCATTCACTGCTTTCCTGTCATTGCTTGCTGCACAGTATTGATCACATTATCAtattgggtgtgtgtgtgaaattttgGACATGTGTGAATATATTGATGTATGAAGtacagtttggacacaccttcccattcccttgaaagagaaagtgtgcCCCTACTGGTACCGTACATCAATATGTGTGCCTGTGttcatttgtaaatgtttctgcCTCACATTACAGCTCCACAGCACAGCACAAACTATATGCACCAACGTTTCAACAGTTACAATAGATCAAGTCTTTTCCCATTATTCCAGATAGCATAGGAAGCTAACAGCATTTTAGCAGAAACTACTGATAGAGCTTCAGAACATGGTCTAAGCTACGGTATTTGTTGGGGGAAATGTGTcttttctcttaaaaatgtCAGAGGCTTTAACTAACTGTGTGAATGGACTACTCACAGATTTCCAATATTTATTGCAGCACTGTTTTAGTTCATTAAAGTTCAGAAGAGCTCATTAGTTTTGCTTAATTTGTTCTCAGTTCACCCTTGTTAGCTTCCACTTAGCATCCACCtctgttcaaaaataaaaaaaatttaaacaacCACTGCAAACTGTGAAATGAATATACAAAGAAAAAATCCAACTGTTATCAAGTATCTGGCATCTAAAATctgaaatgtacagtaaatagcCCTGTCACTCTTGCAGGGAGTCGATGGAAAAGATGGGGATCCAGGGTCTGCTGGGGAAAAGGGAGACAAGGTGAGGCTACTGGATATTAGTTTACAACATAGCATAGAGTACATCATCACAATGTCTTAATACTAAGGTTAAGAGGTCGCCTGTTAACCCTAAAGTGCTCTCATCACACTGCTCTTTCAAAACATTGAATTCATACAAAGGCttaataagtgttttttttcctcacatgtGAATATACAACACACCAACCTTGACCTGGCTCTTGCTTATGTGATTTCTACCACGTTATCTTTTGTATGATCCCACTCTGATTTCCCTCGAGCAGATCTCTTAGTTCTCTGTTAGCAAAAACAATTAACCACAAAGCAAATAACCACCTAATACAAAGAGCCAAGCGCTTAATGAGGTGACCCCTCAGAATAATAAAGCTAAGGGGCTCGAGTGTAAACAAGTCTGTGTTGCAATAGCTGCTCTGCCTTTCTGTGCAAAACAGACACTGCAGTCCCTCTTCAGTCATTGCTGGAGCTAATGcaattttattgtcttttatttgtttaacagGGAGAGCCTGGTGTGAGCGGCCCACCAGGAACAAAGgtaaaatctgattattttattgcttGTCATCCTTAACTGGATAATGAACTACGGTATGAACTATGGTATTAATAGTCATACTGTATTACACTGTCCctttatattgttattatacccaaagtatgttttgtttttttttttaacttttttcccTCTACCTCACTAttatttctctttatctttTCAAGTTGTCACCTACTCTTGTTTATGGTCTTTTACCTGTATTACCAGTTCTGTTATGAAGATGATCTTATGATCCTTTTGAATACAAACAATATCATATTTCTCACCCAGGGAGATCAGGGTCCTCCAGGGTTTCCAGGCCTTCCAGGGTCAGAGGGAACAGAAGGGCAGCCTGGTCCTAGGGGTCCACCTGGCCCTCCTGGGCCCCCAGGCCCCCCTACAAGAGGCTTGGCCTTTGACTTTGAGGTACATCCTGTTTCACAGCTTCATGACCGGGTGACTTACAATTAAACAATATTAGTATGATTGTAATCCTaaggaatgaataaataatgtataaaagTTGGCTAACATCAGTGCTACTGTTGTTGAGGGATTAGAGGTTGTTGGCTGTCTCTGCTTGGTCCCTGTAAGCAGAGTATGACCCTGGCACTTATTTTAGCATGATATCCACACGATATCCCACTCCACATCTGCTTGGTATCAGCATGGAACCTGTGTCTTAAATAATCGTTGGACAAATCTGAAGTTGTCTGCtttttcagtgtaaatatgCGTCGAGGACTGTAGATCTTTTGGATTTTATGGAATAGTGTGTGGAGACAATTATATGTTAGATATTCACAATTTGATCATTACATGTCCTTTTTTCTTAGGACCTGGAAGGATCTGGTATTCAGAGTGGATTTGGACCTGTGCTGTCTAGAGGCCCACAGGTACAACTGCCCTGAGTGTGTTAACATGAGGAGTGCTCTGCACAacaacattttcttgttttcttttattttttatcatatcaGTCACGTTATCATTTCATCACATTGTCAACAGCCCGTTGTGTCACCTAAGATATtcaatttctctgttttcaacAGGGTCCTCCAGGAATACCTGGACTTCCAGGATCCAAGGTATgacatttgtgtgtatatgtgtgagtgtgtgttcatgtgtttggtACTTAAGGCTGGTGCCCACAATGTTAATGCTTTAAATCAGGGTTAAGATTTGGTTTGGAGTTAGGGTCAATGTTATGGTTGAGGTTTTGGTAAGcctactttaactttaacaatTTCTCCCAAAATTgagtatattatatattttctatatgcAATTATACAATTCAGGTAAGTGATAGTTTTGATTTGATGttgaacatgattttttttgtcctctcaTAGGGTGAAGATGGTTTGAAGGGCTCTGCGGGAGTGCCAGGGCAAAAGGTGAGTCTGCTAACATGTTTAGCTCCTTCTGGTTGCTTTTTTCAGATGCTGGTGTTATATTAGCATGAATCAGACACACTTTTTAAAAGTCTGGACCCTTGAGGTCAAAGTGAACAGCTGTAAAGTGAAAGGTCACATGGCCACAAGGCATGAAAGCTTTTGGCAGCAAGGTATTCTAGAGAGCAGAGACATTGTCTACTCAGCAGGTTCAGGATCTGGAGGTTGTAGCTCTTACTGAATCTGACCTGACCACCCAATGTTATCTCTAATTTGACTTTACATCACCAAAACTCATTTATAGAAATGTCTTTATGCAAGCAGAAGGCAGAAACCAAGTcaatttgtttcagtttttacttCCTCACATTTTAGCACTAGAAAAGTGTAGAAAATATGTGTGAAGCGATGTGTGAAGCATGATTATTAACCTTCATGGTTTCTGCAGGGGGAAGCAGGTGTTACAGGACCACCAGGGCTTCCAGGGCTGCAGGGATTAAAAGGGGAAGAGGTCAGTAAATTGATGGACTTGGTGGATACATGAACAAAGTAaagatttcattaaaatgttaactTCTCCATATGCTTCACACCGATTGCAACTGGCTCCTACAGTGTCTTTCTGTGAAATAAGTAACTGGCAAGCCTGTTTTAAAAACTAGAGTTTgaataacagcacacacacacacacgaacacacattttaacacatggcttattttaacattgtcagccatatgaagacaaaacaaaaggacAAGATTAAAGTATACAGCCATGAAACACACAACAATAACTGGATGTTTAACTTTGATTATCTGCGTTTTACCTTGTGTGATCTACAGGGACCAAAGGGGGACACAGGTGACCCAGGACAAAAGGTAAAACCAACAGAGAGTGGATATGTTGTATGATGTgaccacactcacacatgcacacctgtACATATCTGACCTTTTTAGAGCATTCTGTGATGGTATTTACCGAATTAAATGCTAAAATAGCAAACTTGTTTTTCAGGGGGAGGCTGGACTGGATGGGTTCAGTCTACCTGGTCCTCCAGGGCCACCTGGACCCCCAGGACCCATTGTCAACATCCAGGATGTAAGTAGCATCTGACCATAGCTATACCTAATGCAAGGCTTGTTTAGACTAAAGGGGAGTGAGCCACTTCCTGCCAACCTGTTGAATGATGAGAACATGGACACACAAATCATCTGTACATCCCTTGTAGATTTGATTCCTTGTGATTTTGATTGATCTGTTCAGTTTGATTATATTATGACAGTATTCTCCTTCTGCCTCTTCCTCAGCTTCTTCTTAATGACACAGATGGTACCTTCAACTTCTCAGGGATTTTTGAGGCTCAGGGACTCGCTGTGAGTATCAGACAGAAAACTTGGATCAGAGAAACAGTCCTGTGTTTCAGCTGTCAGATTTGCTATTCCAGTTAGTGTGTTAAGTGATGTCCTGCTTGTCCTAATGTTTTACTTCCTTTAATGCTTGCAGGGACCACAGGGTCCAAAGGGTGACATTGGGTTGCCAGGTGTTCAAGGGCCACCAGGGCTGAAGGTAAGTGACTTGTCTCCATTCTCATgcataaacaaactataggaAATATTAGCAATAAGACTAAGAATCTACAGCCTTGCTAACAGAAGGCTAGCAATCCAATCTCCTACTCATataacgtcagcatgctaacgtgcttaaaatgacaatgctaacatgctgatgcttagcaggtataatgtttccCACGTTCATGTATTCTACCTCTGTTTATttacttgtgtgtatgtgcagggtGAAAAGGGTGAGCCAGGATTTGTCGTCGCAGCAGATGGATCCACGATGTCAGGCCTGCCTGGTCCAATGGGACCCACAGGAGCGAAGGTGATATTTCCcatcacagtttttattttctagaTCCAAATAAATTTTCCTCATATTCCTCTTCTTAGGAAGTTTTGTTTGCATGAAATTACTCAGGATATTAGAATGACGGGAAGACAGCTTAACCATGATCCGAAAACATTTTCAATAGAactgtacaaataaatgtaaatatatatttgttttcagggaGATATCGGTATAACTGGACCCCCTGGAATTCCAGTAAGTATTGAAAGCAAGCAacaaaattgtgattttaagatgtttttttaacacttttaactTCAGTTGTTTCCAGTTTTATGGATGAAGAATGCAGTAGATGCATGTTTAAGAAACTGTTTTGTTCCCAACAGGGGCCTATGGGACCACAAGGACCCAAGGGAGAATATGGCTTTCCTGGAAGACCTGTAAGCACCATTAACTCACCAAACATTGCCAAATTGATTTAAAGGACATAGAAAAACTCAACAATTCCTTGTGTTGACTGTTGGTTTCTTAATCAGGAGAAAGAATTCTTTTGTCTTCTGCCATGAAAAACACAGCATTTAACCCATTTTTTAAGTGCAATATAACTGCTGTTTGATTAGTTTTACGATAAACTGAATCACACATTTACGCCAAACTACCCAATTTCCCAAATTTCCCAGGAGGAATCATTAAGGTTTAATCCAATCTAACTTCCCatacttttgttgttgttgtaactTAATAGTGACATTTTTTACAAGTATATATCTTTGTAGGGTCGTCCAGGCCTGATGGGACctaaaggagagagaggggactCTTTTGGCATGCCGGTGAGTCATACATCtaaacacattaacatgaaAGTGGAACATGGAAGTGCGTTTAAATGTAAGGAATTCATACTTTATATAAATCAAATCTAAACTCTGGGCTTTTAGTTGTTTACCTGCTTCTTTAATTACTGTATACCTTCTTTAGACTAAATAGctcatctttttctctttgtttcttacgggtttatattcatgttttcttctttctactCTTTTTAGGGACTTCCTGGCCCTCCTGGGCCACCGGGCCGCCCAGGAATATTCAACTGTCCCAAAGGAGTAAGCACACGCTCACAAACGTGCAGTTCTAACTCAACTTTTCTCAGTCATCACCTGAGTTTTTAGTACTAACTGTATCCTCTCCCTTCCTCTGATTCCTGAAGACAGTGTTCCCCATCCCTCCCAGACCCCACTGCAAAATGGCTGTAAGTTTATGACCATATTGCCGATAAAACAATGtcttaaaaaattaatttattacagCCTGTATAAGTCcacattcttttgtttttttttattaactgcCATTTTTTTCTATTGGCAAATGAAATCTCATACAATCTGTCATCCTCCTGTTTTGTCTATATTCCAAAtcatatattcagtttacacatGATGGcctaaaggttaaaaaaaacacataggaGTCTGGCAGATTGGCTATGATGgatgtttcatttcctttggCGCAGGCTCTATAAAGGTTCAGATGTATTATCTGCAGGTCTTTAGAGTGCAGCTCCCAGTTATCTGTCTGTTCTAATTAAACCTTAGTTGCCTACATAAACTTAATTTATGTAGCTACAGTAAAGTTAATTCACtggctgtttttgtgttgatcACATTCAGACCCCTCTCCTACTCACAAACACTCTTTCACACGTCTCCTCCGTCTTTTCCATCTTTGTACAAAGTGCATGTTGTTACCACCAAACCTTTCATCACTCAGAATTTTTCGAGGATGGCTCTAAAATATTCCTGCATGCTGCATGTCCAGTCTGGAAAGGTGAAGGCATATTGCCAAAACCGATATGAGGTATTACTATATTCACATATCTGCATGTGATATCTGCATGTTACAATATTAACATTGCAGATTGGatcatttaatatttcataatgGGATATAAGctggcattttttcttttcttggatAATTCCCAGTCATCACTGACTGCTGTTAACGTGTTTGTGCTCTGTTATTTCAGCTTAATCCCAATGGAACTATTGCAATTGGTAGGTTTGGTCATCTCTTTTGTTTGATATGCATTATAAATCTTGAAGTCTGTTTTAACCATGtttatcaaaatgtttcaatatataaaacattacagaatTTTCAGGGTAGTATCTTCAAGTCAAATATAAGTAAAAGCAATCaactcaagtgtttttttttggtctccaaGGCAACTGTCAGATGGGACTAAAgggagaaaagggagagagaggactTCCTGGGGTGCCGGCACAATCAAGTGAGTCAACGCTTCAGAATTTTTGACTCAAATTCATTCAAATCCGATTGAAGAGCATAACAGTGCTCCCAGTGTATAAAcaatgagaataaaaacaatgaaacataatacaaaaaacatgaaaaattaatgcaaaaataatgaGGAAAAATGAACACGCTTACATACTCATTTAATTTCTTAGCGTTTccctgtaataaataaataaataaataaataaataataaagatgtGGTCTCACTtctaatattaaacatgttttttgaatATCTTaggactttgtgtttttttttggtcatgttttttcattttagtctttttgttcagtatttttttagcacttattgtctttattttctttattttagacCCATTTCAGCCCAGAGGAGGCTGGGTAAGTTTCAAATTAAagctttttcttgtttgttttattctcttttgtTCTGAGACATGCTGACTTTATGTGCCATGACACTCaagttttatgtgtgtgttgtgtgtttgacttGCCTGTGCATTGTAATCTCAGGGGGAGAGAGGTGAACAAGGCATCAAAGGAGAGAAGGGAGACAAGGGGGAGGCTGGGTTACCCGGGCGACCAGGTATCCCTGGGAGACCAGGACCTGTGGTGAGTCAACGTTCCATGGATACACGGACATGTCATCTTTGTGACAAAAACTTGATTCAGCAACTTCTTTCTGACATGTTTCAGGGACCCAAAGGAGAGTCGGTAGTTGGCCTTCAAGGCCACGCTGGAGTGCCAGGCTCACCAGGAATCCCAGGTTATGGCAGACCAGGTCCTGTTGGCCCTCCTGGGCCACCAGGGCCTCCAGGACTCCCAGGGTCACTCCCAAGATATGGCTCAGGTACAACTCGTCAGTTGTATTTCTGTCATATCCTTACAGCTTAATTTCATATAATAGGGGctcaaaatatattaatatattaaggCAGAAACAACAGCTTTTAATGAACAGATATGAATTTTGTTTGATGATTTTGTTATGGCAGCTGTGACCATCGCTGGCCCCCCTGGACCACCTGGACCTCCTGGACCTCCTGGAACTTTGGGTAGCTCAGCATCTGTAAGTTCACTGAATTCTGCTGGCCGTATAGGATTTATACACGAACATATTACAACAGTATGCCATAAACTGGTGAGGATTATATTTAGCTTTAGAACACAAACTGCATTTGGGGAATCATTCTTCAACAGACACcatttctgtaaaaacaaaactgtagaaaagtcaaaagttttcagtgatatttagtttttcttgattatcttgtaattgtttttcagctgaaaacattttctacCCGTGAGAGTATGATGCAGCAGACCGCCAGGGATGCAGAGGGAACTCTGACGTACGTCACAGCGACAGGAAGTCTCTTCCTTAAGGTTTCCCAGGGATGGAAAGAGATACAGGTACAGACTGTATACAGGTACACTGGTGTCGTATGTTTAGGTTGGGAAATCCCATATGAAAAGACTCTCATACATGTAGGTCAAAGCTTTACAGATGTGGCAAATAAAATGGTGTAACAGCAGTTTAATTGCTTTTGTTTGTTACTTGGAAGTTTTCATAGTCAGCGAAGCATTGAGATAGTTTcatgatttgatttttaaactTGCCAAAATCCAATTCTAATTAAAAATTACATTGGCATTAAAAATATGTACTTCAACAGCAAGCACTGAGGAACAAGTGCTGCTGGTTCATGTAGTGTGACGTTTGTGATTTATTCGCTGGCGTTGCATCAGCACTCCAATATCAGTCACTGAAATCATTTTAGCGAAAAGCCAAACGGTCTCTCTGTTCCTGAAGATAATGACTGTTCAATCAATGTACAACAGTGTTTCAAGGGTTTTCATGAAATGATTTTGACTGATAAAAATCAGGTTTTTTGTAGTTTAACGACGACATGAGCACAAATAACACATGTGGTATCTACAGTCTTGATTTTTCTATTTGTCTCCACAGCTTGGCAGTCTGATCTACCTCTCCAATAACATTATACCACAAGATGAGGTACgtaattcttatttttattactttaagACTATGACTTAATGACTTATTTAATGAccattattactactactaactatttaatgtaattaaatgtgtaaatgttatGGTATATTATATTCACACCTCTGTTCAACTATTCTTTTAGCCTCGAGTTGCATATCAGATAAGAGGAAACACAATGGAACGAGTACAATCAGTTAAAGAAAGGGTGAGTGATAATCAGACTCTAAGCAGCattcattatattattttagATGACGTACATGATTTGACTCCATAGTAAACAAATTCAGTTTAGTTAGGTTTAATATATAAAGAAGTTTATTTGTTATCTCTCAATGATGCATTTCGTTGTCACGTCTATAAATTGCTTTCTGACAAATTTAATGTTCAAAGTAGACGATACCACTAACTGATCTTTtgcctcctctccctccagctCAACCTGGTGGCCTTGAACCAGCCCCACTCAGGGGACATGATGGGGCTCGACACCGCTGACCGGATGTGTTATGAGCAGGCCAAGGCGATGGGCTTGGCTCCAAACTACCGTGCCTTCGTTTCTTCCCACAGGCAAGACCTGGTCCATGTGGTCTTTCCTGGTTTCAGGGATACTTTGCCAATTACAAACCTTAGGGTGagtctactttttttttttttgctgtgaaatAATCACGTTATTTTATCATGCATGAATCCTCCACAGACAGAAGATTTCTTACTGTGCCTAACCCTTGATATCTCCTTTCAGGGAGACGTGATGTTTAGGAATTGGCGTTCAATTTTCAGCGGCGACGGGGGGCCAATCGGTGCCAGGATACCCATCTACTCCTTTGACGGCCGGGATGTTTTAGCTGATCCCTTCTGGTTAGTCAACTTGATTTACTCCCtacttgtttgtttctttgtgtctgttagccatgttgacatttttttatcCTCCATCTGACAGGCCTCAGAAGAGCATCTGGCATGGCTCCAGCAGCAGGGGTCTTAGAGTGGTGGACAAACATTGCGAGACGTGGCGGGCGAACCACATGTCTGTCATGGGTCAGTCATCGAGCCTGACCTCAGGTCTGCTTCTGGGCCAGCAGACGAGGAGTTGTTCCAACCAGTACATTGTCCTTTGCATCGAGACCCACAAAACCCTttaaatccccccccccccctcccaataCCACTCTACCATGGAGCCCCTCCCAGCCACCTTAAATATTAAACACTCGGGGATGAAAATTGAGTGTCTTTTGATATGGAAATTCCACGCTTTTAGAAAAGGACGTCTCCATTGGTGCTACGTGTagcattttgtggttttaaaaacacaagaccACATTTTGACACCCTGTTGCTTTCTTTCGCAAAGAGGATGTTACTACTTGTCTCCCTCCTCGCTCTTCTGATCTGTGTTCTTTCTGAAGAGTGAGAAGATGGTAAAGAGGCAGTAACAAACTCTTGACAACAGCCAATATCTAAGGTCAGCTAACATGAAGTCGATGCTACACTGTGGAACTGGGATAATGTTGTGGGTTGCTTGCAAAGCAGATTCACAACCCTTTGAATTTCCCTTTGCAATGTAAAGCAATAAAGAAGGTTTCCCATTGATTCCAACTTGGTGGCACATAATATAAAATGCAGCATGGAGGCTGATGGAGGCTGCCAGTGTTCTTAGCAATAGTCATATTTATTTGTGGCAATAATGCTAATGTCTCAAAGTAAATGTGGTAATGATTTATCAATGTTAAAATACGTATACGCAGCACCTTTAACCTTTATTTGAGAGAAGTGGGCTAAACTGCAACTGCAGTGACACACGTGTGCCACTTTACAAGAAACAAGCATAATAACGTGTGTTGTATTTATGGCGGCGTCCCCAAATTGTCACCCAGATGtgttaaatgtgtctttgttgtttATTAGACTGAAAGTAGAGACCGAGGACACAATGGCCACAGGAAATGTGGCAGTTTTTACAAATTTCCAAAGACATTTGTGATGCATAAAGGGCTactttcactgttttgtttacagGTTGTCATGGAGATTTATTTTTAAGAGTTTTGAAAATTTCAGAAGTTTACTCAAACTTTTAAGGGCCAGAACATTGTTTCCACAATTTTCCCTCCACCAGACAACCAGTGTTGCCACCAAAGTAATTTTTGATGCActgtacttcattttttaaaaaaatattttctagttCAACATTTTCATCCTTGAACGcggtgtttgtgttgtattttttttttccgacGGTGAACTCACTTCTTAGCAGCTCTTTGTCTCAATAGgctatttaatttaaattcattgatttatttatacCGTCACAGCACATAACATGAAATCAGATGAATAAATTTAAGAATGTAATTTATCGTTTGTTGTTTGTCAAATGActgtttcttttcactttttgcctctttttctatctttttttgtacagtttttttttttttattaaattcagaGATTTCTGGAGAATGTTGACAACAGTCTGAATTAAATTCCATCTAGTAGAGAAATGCCATTCAaacaagaaatacatttttgtgttgaaaaaatgtagaaaaaaaaaaattccaaggGCAAAAGTGAGAGCACATGTTTTGTATAAATATTGGTGCTTTGTTGAATaaagttttctcttttcataacccgtctttgtttcattttcagcgCAGTACAACAGAAATAcctctcacctgaaaaaatactGCACCGATTAAGCATTGAACTTCTGTAACATTGTCGGAGTCATGATggactgttaaaaaaaagtaagaaaatctATCCAGCAGAGCCACAGAATCACTTTTATACAATgcactcttcttctttgtcagAAATCATAGTTGCACCTCTACTAGTACTGTAGCCAACTTAGCAGCAGCAGTACTAGTAGAATTGTACTGTACTACACCTATTGTGAGtcattgtattgtatgtattcTACTGTATTCTTAACTTGGTACTGAAGGTTAAAGGTTTTGTAAACAGGATCCAACTATAACtcttcaaacacattttacttCCAAAGGTCTCgcattgaaagaaaaaaaacatccaacaaaCCAATCAGTGCTCAGTTTGCACTGAATAGATAAGAGTACATGACAGAGTTGTGAAGAGTGAGAGTGAACACAATCATAAGGTCACTGAGACATGAAGGCATTCCAGGTACTGTGAGgatttttcatttaatgacATTTGTAATTTGCAAAATCATCTTGGTCATAATGTGTATCAATCCACTGGCATTGGGCTCTTATTTTGGTTTTAACCGAAAGACTGGACCCAGTTTAACCACATTAACTGTTCTAACTTTGGTGTGAA
Protein-coding regions in this window:
- the LOC121888432 gene encoding collagen alpha-1(XVIII) chain-like isoform X4; this encodes MTSRIPPWFVGLFLLVLRLCCRRSSAYQLLDDRGSQGSLDLTELIGVPLPPSVSFVTGFEGYPAYSFGPDANVGRLTKSFIPDPFHYDFAITVTAKPTTRHGGVLFAITDAYQKIVHLGIALSEVEDGSQRVVLYYTDPGTTDGTQEAASFKMGDLTGRWARFTLTVQGAEVRLYMDCEEYHRVDFIRSRRPLTFEASSGIFVGNAGGTGLARFVGSIQQLVLKSDPTAPDDQCEEDDPYASGYGSGDDAYEDVEGKDEVKKIVEEREYNMPFPESDPIYSPPVQAPPTEMPIGYDDDDEDIEEISGQGMEMTTVTVMSPQTATPASILDTSLQVSQGQKGERGEPGPAGPPGAPGPPGRSSGGGDGGEPGPRGPQGPQGNPGPPGVPGTDGQTGSKGETGVPGESGIPGFPGLQGEPGPKGDKGDPGVGLPGPPGPPGPPGRPSKSAMFMEGSGFEDFDGDEEREIIRGPPGPPGPPGPPGEPGSSGASSGASSGEIFPGPPGAPGKDGENGEPGLPGVDGKDGDPGSAGEKGDKGEPGVSGPPGTKGDQGPPGFPGLPGSEGTEGQPGPRGPPGPPGPPGPPTRGLAFDFEDLEGSGIQSGFGPVLSRGPQGPPGIPGLPGSKGEDGLKGSAGVPGQKGEAGVTGPPGLPGLQGLKGEEGPKGDTGDPGQKGEAGLDGFSLPGPPGPPGPPGPIVNIQDLLLNDTDGTFNFSGIFEAQGLAGPQGPKGDIGLPGVQGPPGLKGEKGEPGFVVAADGSTMSGLPGPMGPTGAKGDIGITGPPGIPGPMGPQGPKGEYGFPGRPGRPGLMGPKGERGDSFGMPGLPGPPGPPGRPGIFNCPKGTVFPIPPRPHCKMALNPNGTIAIGNCQMGLKGEKGERGLPGVPAQSNPFQPRGGWGERGEQGIKGEKGDKGEAGLPGRPGIPGRPGPVGPKGESVVGLQGHAGVPGSPGIPGYGRPGPVGPPGPPGPPGLPGSLPRYGSAVTIAGPPGPPGPPGPPGTLGSSASLKTFSTRESMMQQTARDAEGTLTYVTATGSLFLKVSQGWKEIQLGSLIYLSNNIIPQDEPRVAYQIRGNTMERVQSVKERLNLVALNQPHSGDMMGLDTADRMCYEQAKAMGLAPNYRAFVSSHRQDLVHVVFPGFRDTLPITNLRGDVMFRNWRSIFSGDGGPIGARIPIYSFDGRDVLADPFWPQKSIWHGSSSRGLRVVDKHCETWRANHMSVMGQSSSLTSGLLLGQQTRSCSNQYIVLCIETHKTL